One window from the genome of Loxodonta africana isolate mLoxAfr1 chromosome 14, mLoxAfr1.hap2, whole genome shotgun sequence encodes:
- the DGAT1 gene encoding diacylglycerol O-acyltransferase 1 isoform X5, giving the protein MLILSNARLFLENLIKYGILVDPIQVVSLFLKDPYSWPALCLVIVANVFALVGFQVEKRLAVGALTERAGLLLHVANLVTILCLPAAVACLVESITPVGSVLALFVYTNLFLKLFSYRDVNLWCRELRAGAKAGERQPGAGARTVSLRAQLGASADKKANGAAAQPSVSYPDNLTYGDLYYFLFAPTLCYELNFPRSPRIRKRFLLRRLLEMLFFTQLQVGLIQQWMVPTIQNSMKPFKDMDYSRIIERLLKLAVPNHFIWLIFFYWLFHSCLNAVAELMRFGDREFYRDWWNSESVSYFWQNWNIPVHKWCLRCVRMDLGFHPIVVPSVCRHFYKPMLRKGVSPGMARIGVFLASAFFHEYLVSIPLRMFRLWAFTGMMAQVPLAWITGRFLQGNYGNAAVWLTLIIGQPVAVLMYVHDYYVLHHEAATTGA; this is encoded by the exons ATGCTG ATTTTGAGCAACGCTCGGTTGTTTTTAGAGAACCTCATCAA GTACGGCATCCTGGTGGATCCCATCCAAGTGGTGTCTCTGTTTCTGAAGGACCCCTACAGCTGGCCCGCCCTGTGCTTGGTTATTG TGGCCAACGTCTTTGCTCTGGTTGGATTCCAGGTTGAGAAACGTTTGGCAGTG GGGGCCCTGACGGAGCGGGCAGGGCTGCTGCTGCACGTGGCCAACCTGGTCACCATTCTCTGCCTGCCAGCGGCAGTGGCCTGCCTGGTGGAGTCCATCACTCCAG TGGGCTCCGTGTTGGCGCTGTTCGTGTATACCAACCTCTTCCTTAAGCTTTTCTCCTACCGCGACGTGAACCTGTGGTGCCGTGAGCTCAGGGCCGGGGCCAAGGCTGGTGAGAGGCAGCCAGGGGCTGGGGCCCGCACGGTCAGCCTGAGGGCCCAGCTCGGGGCCTCTGCAGACAAGAAGGCCAACGGGGCTGCAGCACAGCCCTCCGTGAGCTACCCAGACAACCTGACCTACGGAG ACCTGTACTACTTCCTCTTTGCCCCTACCCTGTGCTACGAGCTCAACTTTCCCCGCTCGCCCCGGATCCGGAAGCGCTTCCTGCTGCGGCGGCTCCTGGAGATG CTGTTCTTCACGCAGCTTCAGGTGGGGCTGATCCAGCAG TGGATGGTCCCCACCATCCAGAACTCCATGAAGCCCTTTAAG GACATGGACTACTCCCGTATCATCGAGCGCCTCCTGAAGCTGGCA GTCCCCAATCACTTCATCTGGCTCATCTTCTTCTACTGGCTCTTCCACTCCTGCCTGAACGCCGTGGCTGAGCTTATGCGGTTTGGAGACCGGGAGTTCTACCGGGACTGGTG GAACTCGGAGTCGGTCAGCTACTTCTGGCAGAACTGGAACATCCCTGTCCACAAGTGGTGCCTCAG ATGTGTACGTATGGATCTAGGTTTCCATCCCATCGTGGTCCCTTCTGTCTGCAGACACTTCTACAAGCCCATGCTCCGAAAGGGCGTCAGCCCAGGGATGGCAAGGATAGGGGTGTTCCTAGCCTCTGCTTTCTTCCACGAG TACCTGGTGAGCATCCCCCTGCGGATGTTCCGTCTCTGGGCGTTCACGGGCATGATGGCTCAG GTCCCGCTGGCTTGGATCACTGGCCGCTTCCTCCAGGGCAACTATGGCAACGCTGCCGTGTGGCTAACGCTGATCATTGGGCAGCCGGTGGCGGTGCTCATGTACGTCCATGACTACTACGTGCTCCACCATGAGGCTGCGACGACGGGCGCCTGA
- the HSF1 gene encoding heat shock factor protein 1 isoform X4 — translation MDLPVGPGAAGPSNVPAFLTKLWTLVSDPDTDALICWSPSGNSFHVFDQGQFAKEVLPKYFKHNNMASFVRQLNMYGFRKVVHIEQGGLVKPEKDDTEFQHPCFLRGQEQLLENIKRKVTSVSTLKSEDIKIRQDSVTKLLTDVQLMKGKQESMDSKLLAMKHENEALWREVASLRQKHAQQQKVVNKLIQFLISLVQSNRILGVKRKIPLMLSDSGTAHPMPKYGRQYSLEHVHSAAPFAASSPTYSGSSLFSPDTVASSGPIISDITELAPASPSASPGGSIDERPLSSSPRVCVKEEPSSPPQSPQVEEVSLGQPSSEVETPLSPTALIDSILRESEPTTAPSATQPTPLSATAPEKCLSVACLDNWARAPQMSGVARLFPCPSSSSLHGRVQPGLAPPHPGGRRAPPEFRSSLTRAWPVLGYSALPSGGQASWALCQGSGLGSASALTPGQKPAV, via the exons AGCGGGAACAGCTTCCATGTGTTCGACCAGGGCCAGTTTGCCAAGGAAGTGCTGCCCAAGTACTTCAAGCACAACAACATGGCCAGCTTCGTGCGGCAGCTCAACATGT ACGGCTTCCGGAAAGTGGTCCACATTGAGCAAGGTGGCCTGGTCAAGCCCGAGAAGGACGACACTGAGTTCCAGCACCCATGCTTCCTGCGCGGACAGGAGCAGCTCCTAGAGAACATCAAGAGGAAAGTGACCAGC GTGTCCACCCTCAAGAGCGAAGACATAAAGATTCGCCAGGACAGTGTCACCAAGCTGCTGACCGATGTGCAGCTGATGAAGGGGAAACAGGAAAGCATGGATTCTAAGCTGCTGGCCATGAAGCA TGAGAACGAGGCCCTGTGGAGGGAGGTGGCCAGCCTGCGGCAGAAACATGCCCAGCAACAGAAAGTCGTCAACAAG CTCATCCAGTTCCTGATCTCCCTGGTGCAGTCAAACCGGATCCTGGGGGTGAAGAGAAAGAT CCCCCTGATGCTCAGTGACAGCGGCACGGCGCACCCCATGCCCAAGTATGGCCGGCAGTACTCGCTGGAACATGTGCACAGTGCTGCCCCATTCGCG GCCTCATCCCCCACCTACAGCGGCTCCAGCCTCTTCTCCCCAGACACCGTGGCCAGCTCCGGCCCCATCATCTCCGACATCACTGAGTTGGCTCCAGCCAGCCCCTCGGCCTCCCCAGGCGGGAGCATCGACGAGAG GCCTCTGTCCAGCAGCCCCCGGGTGTGTGTCAAGGAGGAGCCGTCCAGCCCCCCTCAGAGCCCCCAGGTGGAGGAGGTGAGCCTCGGGCAGCCTTCCTCTGAGGTGGAGACGCCCTTGTCCCCAACTGCCCTCATCGACTCCATCCTGCGGGAGAGCGAGCCCACCACCGCCCCCTCGGCCACCCAGCCCACGCCCCTGTCCGCCACCGCCCCGGAGAAGTGCCTCAGTGTGGCCTGCCTGGACAA TTGGGCTCGCGCTCCACAGATGTCTGGGGTCGCCCgcctcttcccctgcccctcctcttcctctctgcaTGGCCGAGTCCAGCCAGGGTTAGCGCCGCCCCACCCGGGAGGGAGGAGGGCTCCACCAGAGTTCCGGTCCTCCCTCACCAGAGCCTGGCCTGTGCTCGGGTACTCAGCCCTGCCCAGTGGCGGGCAGGCATCCTGGGCCCTCTGTCAAGGGAGTGGCCTCGGGTCTGCATCTGCGCTGACCCCTGGGCAGAAGCCAGCCGTCTAA
- the HSF1 gene encoding heat shock factor protein 1 isoform X2, producing MDLPVGPGAAGPSNVPAFLTKLWTLVSDPDTDALICWSPSGNSFHVFDQGQFAKEVLPKYFKHNNMASFVRQLNMYGFRKVVHIEQGGLVKPEKDDTEFQHPCFLRGQEQLLENIKRKVTSVSTLKSEDIKIRQDSVTKLLTDVQLMKGKQESMDSKLLAMKHENEALWREVASLRQKHAQQQKVVNKLIQFLISLVQSNRILGVKRKIPLMLSDSGTAHPMPKYGRQYSLEHVHSAAPFAASSPTYSGSSLFSPDTVASSGPIISDITELAPASPSASPGGSIDERPLSSSPRVCVKEEPSSPPQSPQVEEVSLGQPSSEVETPLSPTALIDSILRESEPTTAPSATQPTPLSATAPEKCLSVACLDNWARAPQMSGVARLFPCPSSSSLHGRVQPGNELSDHLDAMDSNLDNLQTMLSSHGFSVDTSALMDIQELLSPQEPPRPLEAESSSLDSGKQLVHYTAQPLFLVDPGPMDVGGSDLPVLFELGEGSYFSEGDDYAEDPTISLLTGSEPPKAKDPTVS from the exons AGCGGGAACAGCTTCCATGTGTTCGACCAGGGCCAGTTTGCCAAGGAAGTGCTGCCCAAGTACTTCAAGCACAACAACATGGCCAGCTTCGTGCGGCAGCTCAACATGT ACGGCTTCCGGAAAGTGGTCCACATTGAGCAAGGTGGCCTGGTCAAGCCCGAGAAGGACGACACTGAGTTCCAGCACCCATGCTTCCTGCGCGGACAGGAGCAGCTCCTAGAGAACATCAAGAGGAAAGTGACCAGC GTGTCCACCCTCAAGAGCGAAGACATAAAGATTCGCCAGGACAGTGTCACCAAGCTGCTGACCGATGTGCAGCTGATGAAGGGGAAACAGGAAAGCATGGATTCTAAGCTGCTGGCCATGAAGCA TGAGAACGAGGCCCTGTGGAGGGAGGTGGCCAGCCTGCGGCAGAAACATGCCCAGCAACAGAAAGTCGTCAACAAG CTCATCCAGTTCCTGATCTCCCTGGTGCAGTCAAACCGGATCCTGGGGGTGAAGAGAAAGAT CCCCCTGATGCTCAGTGACAGCGGCACGGCGCACCCCATGCCCAAGTATGGCCGGCAGTACTCGCTGGAACATGTGCACAGTGCTGCCCCATTCGCG GCCTCATCCCCCACCTACAGCGGCTCCAGCCTCTTCTCCCCAGACACCGTGGCCAGCTCCGGCCCCATCATCTCCGACATCACTGAGTTGGCTCCAGCCAGCCCCTCGGCCTCCCCAGGCGGGAGCATCGACGAGAG GCCTCTGTCCAGCAGCCCCCGGGTGTGTGTCAAGGAGGAGCCGTCCAGCCCCCCTCAGAGCCCCCAGGTGGAGGAGGTGAGCCTCGGGCAGCCTTCCTCTGAGGTGGAGACGCCCTTGTCCCCAACTGCCCTCATCGACTCCATCCTGCGGGAGAGCGAGCCCACCACCGCCCCCTCGGCCACCCAGCCCACGCCCCTGTCCGCCACCGCCCCGGAGAAGTGCCTCAGTGTGGCCTGCCTGGACAA TTGGGCTCGCGCTCCACAGATGTCTGGGGTCGCCCgcctcttcccctgcccctcctcttcctctctgcaTGGCCGAGTCCAGCCAGG GAACGAGCTCAGTGACCACCTAGATGCCATGGACTCCAACCTCGACAACCTGCAGACCATGCTGAGCAGCCACGGGTTCAGTGTGGACACCAGCGCCCTGATGGAC ATCCAGGAGCTCCTATCCCCCCAGGAGCCACCACGGCCTCTGGAGGCAGAGAGCAGCAGCCTGGACTCAG GGAAGCAGCTGGTGCACTACACAGCGCAGCCCCTGTTCCTGGTGGACCCTGGGCCGATGGATGTGGGTGGCAGCGACCTGCCCGTGCTCTTCGAGCTGGGGGAGGGCTCCTACTTCTCTGAGGGGGATGACTACGCAGAAGACCCCACCATCTCCCTGCTGACAGGCTCTGAGCCCCCCAAAGCCAAGGACCCCACCGTCTCCTAG
- the HSF1 gene encoding heat shock factor protein 1 isoform X1 yields MDLPVGPGAAGPSNVPAFLTKLWTLVSDPDTDALICWSPSGNSFHVFDQGQFAKEVLPKYFKHNNMASFVRQLNMYGFRKVVHIEQGGLVKPEKDDTEFQHPCFLRGQEQLLENIKRKVTSVSTLKSEDIKIRQDSVTKLLTDVQLMKGKQESMDSKLLAMKHENEALWREVASLRQKHAQQQKVVNKLIQFLISLVQSNRILGVKRKIPLMLSDSGTAHPMPKYGRQYSLEHVHSAAPFAASSPTYSGSSLFSPDTVASSGPIISDITELAPASPSASPGGSIDERPLSSSPRVCVKEEPSSPPQSPQVEEVSLGQPSSEVETPLSPTALIDSILRESEPTTAPSATQPTPLSATAPEKCLSVACLDNWARAPQMSGVARLFPCPSSSSLHGRVQPGNELSDHLDAMDSNLDNLQTMLSSHGFSVDTSALMDLFNPSVTVPDMSLPDLDSSLASIQELLSPQEPPRPLEAESSSLDSGKQLVHYTAQPLFLVDPGPMDVGGSDLPVLFELGEGSYFSEGDDYAEDPTISLLTGSEPPKAKDPTVS; encoded by the exons AGCGGGAACAGCTTCCATGTGTTCGACCAGGGCCAGTTTGCCAAGGAAGTGCTGCCCAAGTACTTCAAGCACAACAACATGGCCAGCTTCGTGCGGCAGCTCAACATGT ACGGCTTCCGGAAAGTGGTCCACATTGAGCAAGGTGGCCTGGTCAAGCCCGAGAAGGACGACACTGAGTTCCAGCACCCATGCTTCCTGCGCGGACAGGAGCAGCTCCTAGAGAACATCAAGAGGAAAGTGACCAGC GTGTCCACCCTCAAGAGCGAAGACATAAAGATTCGCCAGGACAGTGTCACCAAGCTGCTGACCGATGTGCAGCTGATGAAGGGGAAACAGGAAAGCATGGATTCTAAGCTGCTGGCCATGAAGCA TGAGAACGAGGCCCTGTGGAGGGAGGTGGCCAGCCTGCGGCAGAAACATGCCCAGCAACAGAAAGTCGTCAACAAG CTCATCCAGTTCCTGATCTCCCTGGTGCAGTCAAACCGGATCCTGGGGGTGAAGAGAAAGAT CCCCCTGATGCTCAGTGACAGCGGCACGGCGCACCCCATGCCCAAGTATGGCCGGCAGTACTCGCTGGAACATGTGCACAGTGCTGCCCCATTCGCG GCCTCATCCCCCACCTACAGCGGCTCCAGCCTCTTCTCCCCAGACACCGTGGCCAGCTCCGGCCCCATCATCTCCGACATCACTGAGTTGGCTCCAGCCAGCCCCTCGGCCTCCCCAGGCGGGAGCATCGACGAGAG GCCTCTGTCCAGCAGCCCCCGGGTGTGTGTCAAGGAGGAGCCGTCCAGCCCCCCTCAGAGCCCCCAGGTGGAGGAGGTGAGCCTCGGGCAGCCTTCCTCTGAGGTGGAGACGCCCTTGTCCCCAACTGCCCTCATCGACTCCATCCTGCGGGAGAGCGAGCCCACCACCGCCCCCTCGGCCACCCAGCCCACGCCCCTGTCCGCCACCGCCCCGGAGAAGTGCCTCAGTGTGGCCTGCCTGGACAA TTGGGCTCGCGCTCCACAGATGTCTGGGGTCGCCCgcctcttcccctgcccctcctcttcctctctgcaTGGCCGAGTCCAGCCAGG GAACGAGCTCAGTGACCACCTAGATGCCATGGACTCCAACCTCGACAACCTGCAGACCATGCTGAGCAGCCACGGGTTCAGTGTGGACACCAGCGCCCTGATGGAC CTGTTCAACCCCTCGGTGACCGTGCCGGACATGAGCCTGCCAGACCTGGACAGCAGCCTGGCCAGC ATCCAGGAGCTCCTATCCCCCCAGGAGCCACCACGGCCTCTGGAGGCAGAGAGCAGCAGCCTGGACTCAG GGAAGCAGCTGGTGCACTACACAGCGCAGCCCCTGTTCCTGGTGGACCCTGGGCCGATGGATGTGGGTGGCAGCGACCTGCCCGTGCTCTTCGAGCTGGGGGAGGGCTCCTACTTCTCTGAGGGGGATGACTACGCAGAAGACCCCACCATCTCCCTGCTGACAGGCTCTGAGCCCCCCAAAGCCAAGGACCCCACCGTCTCCTAG
- the HSF1 gene encoding heat shock factor protein 1 isoform X3, which yields MDLPVGPGAAGPSNVPAFLTKLWTLVSDPDTDALICWSPSGNSFHVFDQGQFAKEVLPKYFKHNNMASFVRQLNMYGFRKVVHIEQGGLVKPEKDDTEFQHPCFLRGQEQLLENIKRKVTSVSTLKSEDIKIRQDSVTKLLTDVQLMKGKQESMDSKLLAMKHENEALWREVASLRQKHAQQQKVVNKLIQFLISLVQSNRILGVKRKIPLMLSDSGTAHPMPKYGRQYSLEHVHSAAPFAASSPTYSGSSLFSPDTVASSGPIISDITELAPASPSASPGGSIDERPLSSSPRVCVKEEPSSPPQSPQVEEVSLGQPSSEVETPLSPTALIDSILRESEPTTAPSATQPTPLSATAPEKCLSVACLDKNELSDHLDAMDSNLDNLQTMLSSHGFSVDTSALMDLFNPSVTVPDMSLPDLDSSLASIQELLSPQEPPRPLEAESSSLDSGKQLVHYTAQPLFLVDPGPMDVGGSDLPVLFELGEGSYFSEGDDYAEDPTISLLTGSEPPKAKDPTVS from the exons AGCGGGAACAGCTTCCATGTGTTCGACCAGGGCCAGTTTGCCAAGGAAGTGCTGCCCAAGTACTTCAAGCACAACAACATGGCCAGCTTCGTGCGGCAGCTCAACATGT ACGGCTTCCGGAAAGTGGTCCACATTGAGCAAGGTGGCCTGGTCAAGCCCGAGAAGGACGACACTGAGTTCCAGCACCCATGCTTCCTGCGCGGACAGGAGCAGCTCCTAGAGAACATCAAGAGGAAAGTGACCAGC GTGTCCACCCTCAAGAGCGAAGACATAAAGATTCGCCAGGACAGTGTCACCAAGCTGCTGACCGATGTGCAGCTGATGAAGGGGAAACAGGAAAGCATGGATTCTAAGCTGCTGGCCATGAAGCA TGAGAACGAGGCCCTGTGGAGGGAGGTGGCCAGCCTGCGGCAGAAACATGCCCAGCAACAGAAAGTCGTCAACAAG CTCATCCAGTTCCTGATCTCCCTGGTGCAGTCAAACCGGATCCTGGGGGTGAAGAGAAAGAT CCCCCTGATGCTCAGTGACAGCGGCACGGCGCACCCCATGCCCAAGTATGGCCGGCAGTACTCGCTGGAACATGTGCACAGTGCTGCCCCATTCGCG GCCTCATCCCCCACCTACAGCGGCTCCAGCCTCTTCTCCCCAGACACCGTGGCCAGCTCCGGCCCCATCATCTCCGACATCACTGAGTTGGCTCCAGCCAGCCCCTCGGCCTCCCCAGGCGGGAGCATCGACGAGAG GCCTCTGTCCAGCAGCCCCCGGGTGTGTGTCAAGGAGGAGCCGTCCAGCCCCCCTCAGAGCCCCCAGGTGGAGGAGGTGAGCCTCGGGCAGCCTTCCTCTGAGGTGGAGACGCCCTTGTCCCCAACTGCCCTCATCGACTCCATCCTGCGGGAGAGCGAGCCCACCACCGCCCCCTCGGCCACCCAGCCCACGCCCCTGTCCGCCACCGCCCCGGAGAAGTGCCTCAGTGTGGCCTGCCTGGACAA GAACGAGCTCAGTGACCACCTAGATGCCATGGACTCCAACCTCGACAACCTGCAGACCATGCTGAGCAGCCACGGGTTCAGTGTGGACACCAGCGCCCTGATGGAC CTGTTCAACCCCTCGGTGACCGTGCCGGACATGAGCCTGCCAGACCTGGACAGCAGCCTGGCCAGC ATCCAGGAGCTCCTATCCCCCCAGGAGCCACCACGGCCTCTGGAGGCAGAGAGCAGCAGCCTGGACTCAG GGAAGCAGCTGGTGCACTACACAGCGCAGCCCCTGTTCCTGGTGGACCCTGGGCCGATGGATGTGGGTGGCAGCGACCTGCCCGTGCTCTTCGAGCTGGGGGAGGGCTCCTACTTCTCTGAGGGGGATGACTACGCAGAAGACCCCACCATCTCCCTGCTGACAGGCTCTGAGCCCCCCAAAGCCAAGGACCCCACCGTCTCCTAG